The Pelmatolapia mariae isolate MD_Pm_ZW linkage group LG10_11, Pm_UMD_F_2, whole genome shotgun sequence genome includes a region encoding these proteins:
- the si:dkey-273o13.3 gene encoding filaggrin isoform X2 — translation MCDHQEKEHKHRRPPGSKAPHVKHHHQNQGHQRHDNKQRLDDDSHDTHSTAEESILSDHHTNRQHQSESHHYHHKQNHRHVSLSQTSSSSSSHSSSSSSSSSTSSSSSLSSSSSSSSSPSSSSSTTSSSSSSLSSENSSSSDTSDSNPFRKPQHSQSWTDISGKHKYFDEGDDMAPLINKPANLNELPNKQKQEKSKSSRCGPKKGTLKSPKKITRSFENDGSFRKAKSMEALTTPKDKGHGNEDENESEKRKNEARKNLMKEKMKFSAFLNEITRQVLSPMRLTTLGVTDAQRPSSPGQASLRSRKADSRTDKPRQQRSRPTSADSISSSKYSHSSQLSQSKSFHGESRYFEESPHHMHHRPKSCTEFSCFRRRHSWSQSPERHSHSFKRYRNHHKGDHETSSPHHHHHYHGNSPSHHHHHRKDHSPVYPHGDSHSHTYHNKDYHTASHHHYHGQHRHREPYSPSHHHSSAHHHHQGKHYGHVHHHHHHHVDHNSQGHHQGDHDSPDHHHHHKDHHSPDHHHHHRDHHSPDYHHHHRDHHSPDHHHHHRDHHSPDHRHHHQEDHSQGQHHHHGDNHSLDHQHHHKDHRSPDHHHHHRDHHSPDHRHHHQEDHSQGHHHHHGDHHSPDHHRHGGDHHNPDHHHHHGDHHSQGHHHHHGGHHSPNHHHHHGDHNSPEHHHHHHRDHHSPVHQHHGDHHNLGHPHHHHGDHHSQDHHHHHHRDHHLSDHHRHHGDHHSPDHHYLHRDHHSLNIHHQHDHHSLDHHHDDVDSSGHHHQEDQHRESHHNQHHGDQHNPGHCVQHGDHYRSGHHHHESHPNQHHSRNNDLDHDDHHTHLKGHSAGSPPAHRKTEPLSIKPESSGTTTSNPSSHEEERTSFIGPSLHQEKKQELGRIMIIQEQNEGLHHSLLKTAVRMECLGEEFMSSQKLLEAELQRTRTELSNLTERFKRLHDNCSSTQQTNNVLEQKLHSVTQNMEEERQRLNRRISELTQQLGNVKFANSGEVFSVTSAIHKNNHHFQSDDTINQVVLPIAPPPVQFMDNDNFGKVKAAGQEQPLGSVPEEEESDWSEMGEETPRLILTGSNRGQTWRHREADLDRDSESGSEEIARRHSPRPLQIPHLQFTSHSDNLPAPQTSSRPSGMKNLSDGITGEGSYRSSSPNHGSAILIRSASLEEIPLACHHMQKELRGTEAMMDLRHRGNEATEDLDNEIIHHWNTSNHRVIGRPIDSSMSEADSSLASLQSAERMLNHFICDSYTTEGREQDRAEVHGWIGGIPDEVLKGERTKL, via the exons ATCAAGGCCATCAGCGTCACGATAATAAACAAAGGTTGGATGACGATAGTCATGA CACTCATTCAACAGCAGAGGAGAGCATTTTGAGTGATCATCATACCAACCGTCAACATCAGTCCGAATCTCACCATTACCACCACAAGCAAAACCATCGTCATGTTTCTCTTTCACAAACTTCCTCAAGTTCCTCAAGCCAttcttcttcatcctcttcatcttcatcgacatcctcatcttcctctttgtcctcctcctcttcttcttcctcctccccttcctcttcctcttctacaacatcttcctcttcttctagTCTGTCTTCtgagaacagcagcagcagtgacactTCAGATAGCAATCCTTTCAGGAAGCCACAGCATTCACAATCCTGGACCGATATCTCTGGAAAACACAAGTACTTTGATGAAGGAGATGACATGGCTCCTTTGATAAACAAACCAGCTAATCTAAAtgagctgcccaacaaacagaaacaagagAAAAGCAAGTCCTCTCGTTGTGGCCCCAAAAAAGGAACATTAAAAAGCCCTAAGAAAATTACAAGAAGCTTTGAAAATGATGGAAGTTTCCGCAAAGCCAAATCAATGGAGGCTCTCACCACACCCAAAGACAAAGGACATGGAAATGAGGATGAAAATGAATCGGAGAAgaggaaaaatgaagccaggaaaaatttaatgaaagaaaaaatgaagttcTCTGCTTTTCTTAATGAGATTACTCGGCAGGTGCTCAGCCCAATGAGGCTAACCACTCTTGGCGTGACAGATGCGCAACGACCCAGCAGTCCAGGGCAGGCCTCTCTTAGATCCAGGAAGGCGGACAGCAGGACTGACAAACCTAGACAGCAAAGAAGCCGGCCCACCAGTGCGGACTCAATTAGCTCCAGCAAATATTCACACTCTTCGCAGTTGTCTCAGTCTAAATCTTTCCACGGTGAAAGTCGCTATTTTGAAGAGTCACCCCATCACATGCATCATAGGCCAAAAAGCTGCACAGAATTCAGCTGTTTTAGAAGACGTCACTCATGGTCTCAATCTCCTGAGCGTCACTCCCATTCTTTTAAGCGCTACCGTAACCACCACAAAGGAGACCATGAGACTTCTAGtccccatcaccatcatcattacCATGGAAATAGCCcaagtcatcatcatcatcacagaaAGGACCACAGTCCTGTTTATCCCCATGGAGATTCACATAGCCATACTTACCACAACAAAGATTACCACACTGCATCACATCACCATTACCATGGGCAACATCGACATAGAGAACCCTATAGCCCATCCCATCATCATAGTAGTGCACACCATCACCACCAAGGCAAGCACTACGGTCATGTtcatcaccatcaccatcatcatgtAGACCACAATAGCCAAGGCCATCACCAAGGAGACCATGATAGTCCAgaccatcaccatcatcacaaAGACCACCATAGTCCAgaccatcaccatcatcacagAGACCACCATAGTCCAGACTATCACCATCATCACAGAGACCACCATAGTCCAgaccatcaccatcatcacagAGACCACCATAGTCCAGACCATCGCCATCATCACCAAGAAGACCATAGCCAAGGTCAACACCATCACCATGGAGACAACCATAGTCTAGACCATCAGCATCATCACAAAGACCACCGTAGTCCAgaccatcaccatcatcacagAGACCACCATAGTCCAGACCATCGCCATCATCACCAAGAAGACCATAGCCAAGGTCACCACCATCACCATGGAGACCACCACAGTCCAGACCATCACCGTCATGGTGGAGACCATCACAATCCAgaccatcaccatcatcacgGAGATCACCATAGCCAAGGCCATCACCATCACCATGGGGGCCACCACAGCCCAAACCATCACCATCACCATGGGGACCACAATAGCCCAgaacaccaccaccatcatcatagGGATCACCACAGTCCAGTGCATCAGCATCACGGAGACCACCACAATCTGGGGCATCCCCATCATCATCATGGAGACCACCACAGTCAagatcatcatcaccatcatcatagAGACCACCACCTTTCAGACCATCATCGTCATCATGGAGACCATCACAGTCCAGACCATCACTATCTACACCGTGACCATCATAGTTTGAACATTCACCATCAACATGACCACCACAGTCTAGATCATCATCATGATGATGTTGATAGTTCAGGCCATCATCACCAGGAAGATCAACATAGGGAATCTCATCACAATCAGCATCATGGAGACCAACACAATCCAGGCCATTGTGTACAACATGGAGACCACTACAGATCAGGTCATCACCACCATGAATCACATCCCAACCAGCACCACTCAAGAAACAATGATCTTGACCATGATGACCACCACACTCATTTGAAGGGGCATTCTGCTGGCAGTCCACCGGCACACAGGAAGACAGAGCCTCTTTCCATTAAACCAGAGTCTTCCGGGACAACAACAAGCAACCCCAGCAGCCACGAAGAGGAACGAACAAGTTTCATTGGTCCATCATTACATCAA GAGAAGAAACAGGAGCTGGGTAGAATCAT GATAATACAGGAACAAAATGAAGGTCTGCACCACAGTTTGCTGAAGACAGCTGTGAGGATGGAGTGTTTGGGAGAGGAATTCATGAGTAGCCAAAAGCTGTTGGAGGCAGAACTTCAGAGGACACGCACAGAGCTCAGCAACCTCACGGAGAGGTTTAAGAG ACTACATGATAACTGCTCCTCCACACAGCAGACTAATAATGTTCTGGAGCAAAAGCTTCACTCAGTG ACTCAAAATATGGAAGAAGAACGACAAAGGTTGAACCGTCGTATTTCAGAGCTGACACAGCAGCTTGGTAATGTGAAATTTGCCAACTCTGGCGAAGTGTTCAGT GTGACTTCTGCAATACACAAAAACAACCATCATTTTCAGTCAGATGATACCATTAATCAGGTGGTTCTCCCAATCGCTCCCCCTCCAGTTCAGTTTATGGACAACGATAATTTTGGAAAGGTTAAAGCTGCTGGGCAGGAGCAACCTCTAGGGTCAGTCCCAGAGGAGGAGGAATCTGACTGGTCTGAAATGGGAGAAGAGACCCCACGGCTTATACTGACAGGATCAAACAGGGGTCAGACCTGGAGACACCGGGAAGCAGACCTGGACAGAGACAGCGAGTCAGGAAGTGAGGAAATTGCCAGACGACACTCTCCACGCCCACTGCAAATACCTCATCTTCAGTTCACCTCCCACAGTGACAATTTACCTGCACCACAAACTAGTTCTCGCCCTTCTGGCATGAAGAATCTTTCTGATGGCATTACAGGTGAGGGAAGTTATAGGTCCTCTAGTCCAAATCACGGATCTGCCATTCTTATCCGGTCAGCAAGCCTGGAGGAAATTCCtctggcatgccatcacatgcAAAAAGAGCTGAGAGGCACAGAGGCCATGATGGACCTCCGCCATCGAGGGAATGAAGCTACTGAGGATTTAGATAATGAGATCATTCATCATTGGAACACAAGCAACCACAGGGTTATTGGGAGGCCAATAGATAGCAGTATGTCAGAGGCAGATAGCAGCTTGGCCAGCCTGCAGTCAGCCGAGCGGATGCTAAACCACTTCATATGTGATTCATACACTACAGAGGGAAGAGAGCAGGACAGGGCTGAAGTACATGGCTGGATAGGAGGGATTCCAGATGAGGTGCTGAAAGGAGAGCGAACAAAGCTGTGA
- the si:dkey-273o13.3 gene encoding filaggrin isoform X1, with protein MGVCVLHMCLPVQLEGASHKGSFCEHQGLWKTELSLCTCLRTLDCIARPVHPHQNTREIISHKAEMCDHQEKEHKHRRPPGSKAPHVKHHHQNQGHQRHDNKQRLDDDSHDTHSTAEESILSDHHTNRQHQSESHHYHHKQNHRHVSLSQTSSSSSSHSSSSSSSSSTSSSSSLSSSSSSSSSPSSSSSTTSSSSSSLSSENSSSSDTSDSNPFRKPQHSQSWTDISGKHKYFDEGDDMAPLINKPANLNELPNKQKQEKSKSSRCGPKKGTLKSPKKITRSFENDGSFRKAKSMEALTTPKDKGHGNEDENESEKRKNEARKNLMKEKMKFSAFLNEITRQVLSPMRLTTLGVTDAQRPSSPGQASLRSRKADSRTDKPRQQRSRPTSADSISSSKYSHSSQLSQSKSFHGESRYFEESPHHMHHRPKSCTEFSCFRRRHSWSQSPERHSHSFKRYRNHHKGDHETSSPHHHHHYHGNSPSHHHHHRKDHSPVYPHGDSHSHTYHNKDYHTASHHHYHGQHRHREPYSPSHHHSSAHHHHQGKHYGHVHHHHHHHVDHNSQGHHQGDHDSPDHHHHHKDHHSPDHHHHHRDHHSPDYHHHHRDHHSPDHHHHHRDHHSPDHRHHHQEDHSQGQHHHHGDNHSLDHQHHHKDHRSPDHHHHHRDHHSPDHRHHHQEDHSQGHHHHHGDHHSPDHHRHGGDHHNPDHHHHHGDHHSQGHHHHHGGHHSPNHHHHHGDHNSPEHHHHHHRDHHSPVHQHHGDHHNLGHPHHHHGDHHSQDHHHHHHRDHHLSDHHRHHGDHHSPDHHYLHRDHHSLNIHHQHDHHSLDHHHDDVDSSGHHHQEDQHRESHHNQHHGDQHNPGHCVQHGDHYRSGHHHHESHPNQHHSRNNDLDHDDHHTHLKGHSAGSPPAHRKTEPLSIKPESSGTTTSNPSSHEEERTSFIGPSLHQEKKQELGRIMIIQEQNEGLHHSLLKTAVRMECLGEEFMSSQKLLEAELQRTRTELSNLTERFKRLHDNCSSTQQTNNVLEQKLHSVTQNMEEERQRLNRRISELTQQLGNVKFANSGEVFSVTSAIHKNNHHFQSDDTINQVVLPIAPPPVQFMDNDNFGKVKAAGQEQPLGSVPEEEESDWSEMGEETPRLILTGSNRGQTWRHREADLDRDSESGSEEIARRHSPRPLQIPHLQFTSHSDNLPAPQTSSRPSGMKNLSDGITGEGSYRSSSPNHGSAILIRSASLEEIPLACHHMQKELRGTEAMMDLRHRGNEATEDLDNEIIHHWNTSNHRVIGRPIDSSMSEADSSLASLQSAERMLNHFICDSYTTEGREQDRAEVHGWIGGIPDEVLKGERTKL; from the exons ATCAAGGCCATCAGCGTCACGATAATAAACAAAGGTTGGATGACGATAGTCATGA CACTCATTCAACAGCAGAGGAGAGCATTTTGAGTGATCATCATACCAACCGTCAACATCAGTCCGAATCTCACCATTACCACCACAAGCAAAACCATCGTCATGTTTCTCTTTCACAAACTTCCTCAAGTTCCTCAAGCCAttcttcttcatcctcttcatcttcatcgacatcctcatcttcctctttgtcctcctcctcttcttcttcctcctccccttcctcttcctcttctacaacatcttcctcttcttctagTCTGTCTTCtgagaacagcagcagcagtgacactTCAGATAGCAATCCTTTCAGGAAGCCACAGCATTCACAATCCTGGACCGATATCTCTGGAAAACACAAGTACTTTGATGAAGGAGATGACATGGCTCCTTTGATAAACAAACCAGCTAATCTAAAtgagctgcccaacaaacagaaacaagagAAAAGCAAGTCCTCTCGTTGTGGCCCCAAAAAAGGAACATTAAAAAGCCCTAAGAAAATTACAAGAAGCTTTGAAAATGATGGAAGTTTCCGCAAAGCCAAATCAATGGAGGCTCTCACCACACCCAAAGACAAAGGACATGGAAATGAGGATGAAAATGAATCGGAGAAgaggaaaaatgaagccaggaaaaatttaatgaaagaaaaaatgaagttcTCTGCTTTTCTTAATGAGATTACTCGGCAGGTGCTCAGCCCAATGAGGCTAACCACTCTTGGCGTGACAGATGCGCAACGACCCAGCAGTCCAGGGCAGGCCTCTCTTAGATCCAGGAAGGCGGACAGCAGGACTGACAAACCTAGACAGCAAAGAAGCCGGCCCACCAGTGCGGACTCAATTAGCTCCAGCAAATATTCACACTCTTCGCAGTTGTCTCAGTCTAAATCTTTCCACGGTGAAAGTCGCTATTTTGAAGAGTCACCCCATCACATGCATCATAGGCCAAAAAGCTGCACAGAATTCAGCTGTTTTAGAAGACGTCACTCATGGTCTCAATCTCCTGAGCGTCACTCCCATTCTTTTAAGCGCTACCGTAACCACCACAAAGGAGACCATGAGACTTCTAGtccccatcaccatcatcattacCATGGAAATAGCCcaagtcatcatcatcatcacagaaAGGACCACAGTCCTGTTTATCCCCATGGAGATTCACATAGCCATACTTACCACAACAAAGATTACCACACTGCATCACATCACCATTACCATGGGCAACATCGACATAGAGAACCCTATAGCCCATCCCATCATCATAGTAGTGCACACCATCACCACCAAGGCAAGCACTACGGTCATGTtcatcaccatcaccatcatcatgtAGACCACAATAGCCAAGGCCATCACCAAGGAGACCATGATAGTCCAgaccatcaccatcatcacaaAGACCACCATAGTCCAgaccatcaccatcatcacagAGACCACCATAGTCCAGACTATCACCATCATCACAGAGACCACCATAGTCCAgaccatcaccatcatcacagAGACCACCATAGTCCAGACCATCGCCATCATCACCAAGAAGACCATAGCCAAGGTCAACACCATCACCATGGAGACAACCATAGTCTAGACCATCAGCATCATCACAAAGACCACCGTAGTCCAgaccatcaccatcatcacagAGACCACCATAGTCCAGACCATCGCCATCATCACCAAGAAGACCATAGCCAAGGTCACCACCATCACCATGGAGACCACCACAGTCCAGACCATCACCGTCATGGTGGAGACCATCACAATCCAgaccatcaccatcatcacgGAGATCACCATAGCCAAGGCCATCACCATCACCATGGGGGCCACCACAGCCCAAACCATCACCATCACCATGGGGACCACAATAGCCCAgaacaccaccaccatcatcatagGGATCACCACAGTCCAGTGCATCAGCATCACGGAGACCACCACAATCTGGGGCATCCCCATCATCATCATGGAGACCACCACAGTCAagatcatcatcaccatcatcatagAGACCACCACCTTTCAGACCATCATCGTCATCATGGAGACCATCACAGTCCAGACCATCACTATCTACACCGTGACCATCATAGTTTGAACATTCACCATCAACATGACCACCACAGTCTAGATCATCATCATGATGATGTTGATAGTTCAGGCCATCATCACCAGGAAGATCAACATAGGGAATCTCATCACAATCAGCATCATGGAGACCAACACAATCCAGGCCATTGTGTACAACATGGAGACCACTACAGATCAGGTCATCACCACCATGAATCACATCCCAACCAGCACCACTCAAGAAACAATGATCTTGACCATGATGACCACCACACTCATTTGAAGGGGCATTCTGCTGGCAGTCCACCGGCACACAGGAAGACAGAGCCTCTTTCCATTAAACCAGAGTCTTCCGGGACAACAACAAGCAACCCCAGCAGCCACGAAGAGGAACGAACAAGTTTCATTGGTCCATCATTACATCAA GAGAAGAAACAGGAGCTGGGTAGAATCAT GATAATACAGGAACAAAATGAAGGTCTGCACCACAGTTTGCTGAAGACAGCTGTGAGGATGGAGTGTTTGGGAGAGGAATTCATGAGTAGCCAAAAGCTGTTGGAGGCAGAACTTCAGAGGACACGCACAGAGCTCAGCAACCTCACGGAGAGGTTTAAGAG ACTACATGATAACTGCTCCTCCACACAGCAGACTAATAATGTTCTGGAGCAAAAGCTTCACTCAGTG ACTCAAAATATGGAAGAAGAACGACAAAGGTTGAACCGTCGTATTTCAGAGCTGACACAGCAGCTTGGTAATGTGAAATTTGCCAACTCTGGCGAAGTGTTCAGT GTGACTTCTGCAATACACAAAAACAACCATCATTTTCAGTCAGATGATACCATTAATCAGGTGGTTCTCCCAATCGCTCCCCCTCCAGTTCAGTTTATGGACAACGATAATTTTGGAAAGGTTAAAGCTGCTGGGCAGGAGCAACCTCTAGGGTCAGTCCCAGAGGAGGAGGAATCTGACTGGTCTGAAATGGGAGAAGAGACCCCACGGCTTATACTGACAGGATCAAACAGGGGTCAGACCTGGAGACACCGGGAAGCAGACCTGGACAGAGACAGCGAGTCAGGAAGTGAGGAAATTGCCAGACGACACTCTCCACGCCCACTGCAAATACCTCATCTTCAGTTCACCTCCCACAGTGACAATTTACCTGCACCACAAACTAGTTCTCGCCCTTCTGGCATGAAGAATCTTTCTGATGGCATTACAGGTGAGGGAAGTTATAGGTCCTCTAGTCCAAATCACGGATCTGCCATTCTTATCCGGTCAGCAAGCCTGGAGGAAATTCCtctggcatgccatcacatgcAAAAAGAGCTGAGAGGCACAGAGGCCATGATGGACCTCCGCCATCGAGGGAATGAAGCTACTGAGGATTTAGATAATGAGATCATTCATCATTGGAACACAAGCAACCACAGGGTTATTGGGAGGCCAATAGATAGCAGTATGTCAGAGGCAGATAGCAGCTTGGCCAGCCTGCAGTCAGCCGAGCGGATGCTAAACCACTTCATATGTGATTCATACACTACAGAGGGAAGAGAGCAGGACAGGGCTGAAGTACATGGCTGGATAGGAGGGATTCCAGATGAGGTGCTGAAAGGAGAGCGAACAAAGCTGTGA